One region of Vespa crabro chromosome 15, iyVesCrab1.2, whole genome shotgun sequence genomic DNA includes:
- the LOC124429654 gene encoding nuclear RNA export factor 1-like isoform X1, with translation MSKKPNKTVWVRGGKRTSNPEDKYYFGHDDRVGRTSDGTFGNRRRVSFKPQGRSSRDISRSLTLTLDNDIPMAGTSNNNNRQVIVWRRSRGLSRGRNSPLPHRALRSGILSMSQSLPAGETSWYKITIPFGAKYTKDYILSSLNSIASEAFVPIMYKTSGNEASFYVDSQKAANVLLHCDRKITTTNGFKLRVKIKLGLPQCEISDALKERLKQAMIKRYVPETNALDLSKFHHDPDLIADYFCALSRPIMLMAVLDIVSEYVPTLEALNLDGNKLHMIEKLDVLYKKFPRLKILYIGDNKIKEMGQLDAIKELQLEELRLAGNPVSNRYMSRQSDYISGVRKIFPKLLRLDGMELPRPILFDVANDTTKMPPTQRLFVTDTKAQDIASQFLQQYFIIFDSENRHLLLDAYDEHARFSLTVINNPQNTDKLSAYLSENRNLFRIINNNKRQKLLKQGKLPVLSFIIGLPRIKHHLNTFTMDVSIVSEGMMLITVTGLFDELNNKGDQLRYFNRTFIIIPKGSGYCICNEQLHISLPTEEQRKKLITDNFSVQMSNIPSGSKTLSEIQSPQLTEDVKQKMALTLSQETNMNSEWSLKCLQEVHWNYENAILAFQELFKHGRIPSEAFVK, from the exons atgtcAAAAAAACCTAACAAAACTGTTTGGGTAAGAGGAGGCAAAAGGACCAGTAATCCAGAAGACAAATATTACTTtg GACATGATGATCGTGTTGGAAGAACAAGCGATGGAACATTTGGAAATAGACGTCGTGTGTCTTTTAAACCTCAAGGAAGATCAAGCAGAGATATATCAAGAAGTTTAACTTTGACATTAGATAATGATATTCCAATGGCAGGAActtccaataataacaatagacaAGTCATTGTTTGGAGAAGGAGTAGAGGTTTATCTCGAGGAAGAAATAGTCCTTTACCACATAGAGCACTTCGTAGTGGTATCTTATCAATGTCTCAATCATTACCTGCTGGTGAAACTAGCTGGTATAAAATTACG atacCATTTGGGGCAAAATATacaaaagattatattttgaGTAGTCTTAATAGCATTGCTTCAGAAGCTTTTGTACCTATAATg tATAAGACCTCAGGAAATGAAGCATCCTTTTATGTTGATAGTCAAAAAGCAGCAAATGTTCTTCTTCATTGTGATCGTAAAATTACAACAACAAATGGATTTAAACTTcgagtaaaaattaaattaggaCTTCCACAGTGTGAAATCAGTGATGctttaaaagaaagattaaagcAAGCTATGATTAAACGATATGTTCCAGAAACAAATGCTTTAGATTTATCGAAATTTCATCATGATCCTG acCTTATTGCGGATTACTTTTGTGCGCTATCTCGACCAATTATGTTAATGGCAGTGTTAGATATTGTTTCCGAGTATGTACCCACGTTAGAAGCATTGAACCTGGACGGTAACAAGTTACATATGATTGAAAAACTTGATgtactatataaaaaatttccaagattaaaaatactttatatagGAGATAATAAG ataaaagaaatgggGCAATTAGATGCTATAAAAGAATTACAATTAGAAGAATTAAGATTGGCAGGAAATCCTGTCTCCAATAGGTATATGTCTCGTCAAAGTGATTATATTAG CGGTGTACGGAAAATATTTCCTAAGCTTTTAAGACTG GATGGTATGGAATTACCACGTCCAATATTATTTGACGTTGCAAATGATACAACAAAAATGCCACCTACTCAACGATTATTTGTCACAGATACTAAAGCACAAGACATAGCAAGTCAATTCTTgcaacaatattttattatttttgatagtGAAAATAGGCATCTATTATTAGATGCATACGATGAACATGCACGTTTCAGTTTGACAGTGATAAATAATCCTCAAAATACTGACAA ATTAAGTGCATATCTTTCAGAGAATAGAAATTTgtttagaataattaataataataagaggcAGAAATTATTAAAGCAAGGTAAATTACCAGTCCTATCTTTTATAATAGGACTACCACGAATAAAGCACCACTTAAATACCTTTACAATGGATGTCAGTATTGTAAGC GAAGGAATGATGTTAATCACAGTAACAGGATTATTTGACGAATTGAATAATAAAGGTGATCAATTACGTTATTTCAATAGGACATTTATCATAATACCAAAAGGAAGTGGTTATTGCATCTGTAACGAGCAATTGCATATTAGTCTTCCTACCGAAGAACaacgtaaaaaattaatcactGATAATTTCTCAGTACAAATGTCTAATATACCAAGTGGATCTAAAACTTTATCAGAAATACAATCGCCGCAATTAACAGAAgacgtaaaacaaaaaatggcTTTAACATTAAGTCAAGAAACGAACATGAATTCAGAATGGAGTTTGAAATGTTTACAGGAAGTTCACTGGAATTATGAAAATGCAATTTTAGCTTTTCAGGAACTTTTCAAACATGGACGAATACCGTCGGAAGCAtttgtgaaataa
- the LOC124429577 gene encoding piggyBac transposable element-derived protein 4-like: MGITSDNISRPDLPVTTRIPLHLYNKLLDRIPDAKGYHMYTDRYYISILLAEELLKMNCHLTGTIQINRQGVPTQIKKPKFSRRTTVAYRNSTTLFAWKDTRIITILTNYYNTQLQFIHRTLHGGHVVTVNKPEMVLEYMENMGGVDHTDQYASTYCFLCKSLKWWRKLFFWGLEMCVINSYIIYRISKQTNNETPMTHHKFVKALIDQLRGDFRESRTRPFTSSADNRLENKLHIPDVEQRKRDCIVCSDRKTPGGRRQTTYYCQTCTNQPAMHFGKCFKVYHTVLNYKK; this comes from the exons ATGGG CATAACTTCCGATAACATTTCCCGGCCTGATCTTCCAGTAACTACCAGGATTCCactacatttatataataagttGTTAGACAGAATTCCTGATGCAAAAGGATACCACATGTACACTGATAGATACTATATCAGCATTCTATTAGCAGAAGAATTGCTAAAGATGAATTGTCATCTTACTGGCACCATACAAATTAATCGACAAGGCGTACCgacacaaataaaaaaaccaaAATTTTCAAGAAGAACAACAGTTGCATACAGGAATAGCACTACGCTTTTTGCGTGGAAAGACACAAGAATTATCACAATACTCACTAATTATTACAACACACAACTGCAATTTATCCACAGAACATTACACGGTGGACATGTTGTAACAGTCAATAAGCCTGAAATGGTGTTAGAATACATGGAAAATATGGGTGGTGTGGATCATACGGATCAATACGCTTCGACGTATTGTTTTCTCTGTAAGTCGCTGAAATGGTGGAGGAAGTTATTTTTTTGGGGTTTGGAAATGTGTGTCATTAATTCATACATTATTTATCGTATctcaaaacaaacaaataacgAAACGCCAATGACGCACCACAAGTTTGTCAAGGCACTCATTGACCAGTTGAGGGGTGATTTTCGTGAATCGAGAACGCGTCCATTCACATCTTCTGCGGACAATAGATTAGAGAATAAACTACATATTCCTGATGTGGAACAAAGAAAACGGGATTGCATTGTTTGTTCTGACAGGAAAACACCTGGTGGCAGGCGTCAAAcaacttattattgtcaaaCGTGCACTAATCAGCCTGCAATGCATTTTGGGAAGTGTTTTAAAGTTTATCACACTGtactaaattataaaaaataa
- the LOC124429654 gene encoding nuclear RNA export factor 1-like isoform X2, with the protein MSKKPNKTVWVRGGKRTSNPEDKYYFGHDDRVGRTSDGTFGNRRRVSFKPQGRSSRDISRSLTLTLDNDIPMAGTSNNNNRQVIVWRRSRGLSRGRNSPLPHRALRSGILSMSQSLPAGETSWYKITIPFGAKYTKDYILSSLNSIASEAFVPIMYKTSGNEASFYVDSQKAANVLLHCDRKITTTNGFKLRVKIKLGLPQCEISDALKERLKQAMIKRYVPETNALDLSKFHHDPDLIADYFCALSRPIMLMAVLDIVSEYVPTLEALNLDGNKLHMIEKLDVLYKKFPRLKILYIGDNKIKEMGQLDAIKELQLEELRLAGNPVSNRYMSRQSDYISGVRKIFPKLLRLDGMELPRPILFDVANDTTKMPPTQRLFVTDTKAQDIASQFLQQYFIIFDSENRHLLLDAYDEHARFSLTVINNPQNTDKLSAYLSENRNLFRIINNNKRQKLLKQGKLPVLSFIIGLPRIKHHLNTFTMDVSIEGMMLITVTGLFDELNNKGDQLRYFNRTFIIIPKGSGYCICNEQLHISLPTEEQRKKLITDNFSVQMSNIPSGSKTLSEIQSPQLTEDVKQKMALTLSQETNMNSEWSLKCLQEVHWNYENAILAFQELFKHGRIPSEAFVK; encoded by the exons atgtcAAAAAAACCTAACAAAACTGTTTGGGTAAGAGGAGGCAAAAGGACCAGTAATCCAGAAGACAAATATTACTTtg GACATGATGATCGTGTTGGAAGAACAAGCGATGGAACATTTGGAAATAGACGTCGTGTGTCTTTTAAACCTCAAGGAAGATCAAGCAGAGATATATCAAGAAGTTTAACTTTGACATTAGATAATGATATTCCAATGGCAGGAActtccaataataacaatagacaAGTCATTGTTTGGAGAAGGAGTAGAGGTTTATCTCGAGGAAGAAATAGTCCTTTACCACATAGAGCACTTCGTAGTGGTATCTTATCAATGTCTCAATCATTACCTGCTGGTGAAACTAGCTGGTATAAAATTACG atacCATTTGGGGCAAAATATacaaaagattatattttgaGTAGTCTTAATAGCATTGCTTCAGAAGCTTTTGTACCTATAATg tATAAGACCTCAGGAAATGAAGCATCCTTTTATGTTGATAGTCAAAAAGCAGCAAATGTTCTTCTTCATTGTGATCGTAAAATTACAACAACAAATGGATTTAAACTTcgagtaaaaattaaattaggaCTTCCACAGTGTGAAATCAGTGATGctttaaaagaaagattaaagcAAGCTATGATTAAACGATATGTTCCAGAAACAAATGCTTTAGATTTATCGAAATTTCATCATGATCCTG acCTTATTGCGGATTACTTTTGTGCGCTATCTCGACCAATTATGTTAATGGCAGTGTTAGATATTGTTTCCGAGTATGTACCCACGTTAGAAGCATTGAACCTGGACGGTAACAAGTTACATATGATTGAAAAACTTGATgtactatataaaaaatttccaagattaaaaatactttatatagGAGATAATAAG ataaaagaaatgggGCAATTAGATGCTATAAAAGAATTACAATTAGAAGAATTAAGATTGGCAGGAAATCCTGTCTCCAATAGGTATATGTCTCGTCAAAGTGATTATATTAG CGGTGTACGGAAAATATTTCCTAAGCTTTTAAGACTG GATGGTATGGAATTACCACGTCCAATATTATTTGACGTTGCAAATGATACAACAAAAATGCCACCTACTCAACGATTATTTGTCACAGATACTAAAGCACAAGACATAGCAAGTCAATTCTTgcaacaatattttattatttttgatagtGAAAATAGGCATCTATTATTAGATGCATACGATGAACATGCACGTTTCAGTTTGACAGTGATAAATAATCCTCAAAATACTGACAA ATTAAGTGCATATCTTTCAGAGAATAGAAATTTgtttagaataattaataataataagaggcAGAAATTATTAAAGCAAGGTAAATTACCAGTCCTATCTTTTATAATAGGACTACCACGAATAAAGCACCACTTAAATACCTTTACAATGGATGTCAGTATT GAAGGAATGATGTTAATCACAGTAACAGGATTATTTGACGAATTGAATAATAAAGGTGATCAATTACGTTATTTCAATAGGACATTTATCATAATACCAAAAGGAAGTGGTTATTGCATCTGTAACGAGCAATTGCATATTAGTCTTCCTACCGAAGAACaacgtaaaaaattaatcactGATAATTTCTCAGTACAAATGTCTAATATACCAAGTGGATCTAAAACTTTATCAGAAATACAATCGCCGCAATTAACAGAAgacgtaaaacaaaaaatggcTTTAACATTAAGTCAAGAAACGAACATGAATTCAGAATGGAGTTTGAAATGTTTACAGGAAGTTCACTGGAATTATGAAAATGCAATTTTAGCTTTTCAGGAACTTTTCAAACATGGACGAATACCGTCGGAAGCAtttgtgaaataa